A region of the Fulvia fulva chromosome 7, complete sequence genome:
CCATAGCCATATCTCCCAACGCTATAGTCACAAACATTGACGATGCCAAAGTCGAAATTAACCGCCCCAAAGCCCTCAACGCCCTTTTTACCCCGCTTATCCTCGAACTCAACTCCGCCATGAAAGCCTTCGACAAGGACTCCACCATTGGCGCCATGGTCCTGACTGGCTCCCACAAGGCCTTCGCAGCTGGCGCGGATATCAAGGAGATGTCAACAAAAGACTTCGCGGATGCGTATGGTGACGACTTCATCGAGTCCTGGTCGGATCTGCCCAACACGATCAAGAAGCCTGTCATTAGTGCCGTGAATGGCCATGCCCTTGGAGGAGGCTGTGAGCTCGCCATGATGTGCGACGTCTTATACTGCTCCGAGAAAGCGAACTTCGGACAGCCAGAGATTAAGCTCGGAGTAATCCCCGGTGCAGGTGGATCGCAGCGATTGACGAAGGCGATAGGGAAGAGCAGGGCTATGGAGCTGATTTTGACGGGAAAGAACTTCTCAGGACGGGACGCGTTCGACTGGGGACTGGCCGCAAGGGTCTTCAGCACGCCAGAGGAATGTGTCGATGGTGCGTTGGATACTGCTGAGGCTATTGCTGGCTACAGTAGGATCGCAGTGAAGGCTGCGAAAGAAGTTGTGAATAAGAGCCAGGATTTAGGGATTAGAGAGGGTGTGGAGTTTGAGAGGAGGGTGTTCCACGGCCTGTTTGGAAGTGAGGATCAAAAGATCGGCATGAAGGCTTTCgcggagaagaagaaggcggAGTGGAAGCATAGGTGAGAGCGTTAAAAGAGCATGATGATATGCCATGATATCGCAGATCCATGTTTGCGTGTCTTTCAACGACAGGTGAGTACATCACACTTGACAATCGTTCTGCTCGGTCTGAAGATCTGTCGGTCCTGCGATCACTTCTTCATGGACACACCCAAGTGGTCAGCAGTACCCGTCTGCTGGTTCGCGCCCTGCTGTCCTGTATCGATCGAAGTGCCGCCGACGGTATCGCCGGTCTTCTTGTTGCCTCGATACTATTAGCATGGTTAGCGGAAATTGGAAGGTGGAAGGAACGAACCGCCTGCCATCTCCGTCAAGGATGATGATGCTGCGTCGCTCTTCTTCTGTCCGCTGGACTTGGTCTGTTCTGCTGCCATATCGCCAACGGCTGATGAGGCACCTTGAAGGCCACCTGGAAGATGTCAGTCCACTTGGCCTGCAATGTGCTTCCCAGCAAGCAACGCACCTCCTTGCCCTTTCCACGCATCCTTCATCGAATCGGCCATATCGTTCCAGTAACCCATCGTGTCGTTAGCGCTAGCTCTAGCGTCGATGTCTTCGACTTTGTTGATCGTGACTTCCTACTTACCTTCAACAAAAACTTCTCGAATGTCTTCTTTCCTGCCTGAAATATGATCGTTACGGCGCTACGATGCACGAGCGGTCTTGTGAACAGTTCACATGGCTCCTTAAGATGCTCCTGTACCACTATAATGACGTAGCGGCGACGCGCGACGCGACGAAAACCGGGCAACAGGGAAGAAGCTCATCCTTGCCGCCACCAACCAGCACTTTCTTCAGAACGAGCATGTTCCACCTTGACATGCGAGCTTGTCATTGAGCGACTCGTGGGCCAGGGTTGTGAAGAATGCTAATGATGCGTACAGTGCGACGAGGGCGAGCCAAACGAGAAGACCTTCTACGGACATTGACTCTCGAACATTGCTATTCACCGGTCCAAGAGGAGCAGCTGGGATGCCTTGAGATCAACGCGACCAAAATTCGAGTCCTCGACAAAGATAGCAGTCATGACACGGCGATGGCTTAGACGGCAGTCGTTCGAAACCGATTCTTGTCCATACAGCACATCGAAGGGGCCTTCACATCGCCGTCGAGATTGCACTTTTCCACGAATCCCTTTTACGGGCGCCTCCGCAGTCGATAGACTCATTAAAGACAAGTCATGACAATGAGCACGCTGCCCTGCCTACAGGTCTCTTTTCTCTCATTGTCGTCCGGGCAGCCATGATCCGGACAGCGCGTTATTCGTTGGATCCTCCCGCACACATCGGCCGTCGTGTGTTGGTAATCATCAGGAGTGTGCTTCAGGTGACTTGCGTCAGAATTTCGGATATCACAGTGCCAACTACGTGGCCAGAGGACCGCTCCAGCTCGAGACTCGGGCCCATGATGCGCTCCTGGCCAGAGATGCTGGTCTTCAGGGCATTGGCACTTGTGTTTTCACGCGGCAATGGCCACGAAGAGGCAAACAAGAGTGCTTGGCTGGCAGTCACAGCGATGCTCTCACAGCAAGATTGCAGGACCTCCACTTCGCACTGCTTCGCACTGCTTCGCACCCGAGTCAGTAGTTCTACCATTGGCCTTGGCAATGCCATTGAATGCGCCAACGTGAGCAAGTCACGAACGTTACGCAGTGACAACAATAGACTTGGATGACGAACTGGATGTAGGTGAACAAAGCGATAGCGGACCTGAGATGACGTCCTTGTGAACAGTACAAGGACATTGTCATCGGCCAAAAGTCACATTCCTCATCTCGGATCAAAGCATAGTTCACAGGGGCATGGGTAACACTCGAAACACGACACATATACATAAAACTTGTACCTGCTTCAAGACTCAAATCCTCCACTTCACACTTGCTCAGGTTGTGCTACGCTTTACGACAGATTTCGAACAAACAGCTTCGTACTACATCAACAGCAAAGACGTCGATCGTATTTGCTCAATACAACCAACCAAACCACCAGAACACTCACCACACTCCAACAAACATGCTTCTCACCAACATCCTCACCACCGCCACCCTCTTCCTCGGCCTCACCAGCGCCTACACCCAGCCCAAACAACCTCCAAGCTGGGGCGCCCTCACTCGTCCTGACACAACTCACCCAGTGACCAAAGGCGTTCCCTTCCGCGTCACCTGGGACTACAAAGCCCCAGCCAAGACCGTCAGTCTCGTCATCTGCCGTGGTCCTCCTACCAACTGCAAGCCTGATCCTCAGCCCATCAAGGGTGGTAGTCGCGTGCCTGCCTCGCAAGGCTACGTTGACTGGACCCCGGCTTGCCATCTGCCACCTGGCAAGGCTGGAACTCAGTCGGGCTATGGAATGTTGGTCATTGTTGATGAGACTGGCGAGTTCCAGTACAGCACGCAATTCAGCGTGTTGGCGAATCCGAGTGTTTGCGCGAAGAAGGCTATGTTCAAGGCTTGAAAGGAAGGGAAGGGGGGAGAGACTTCCGGATAAAGCAAATGCTAGAGCGGGGGTCTGCAGCTTTTCGTATGCTGTCGTGAGACGTCTGGGGCCTGGGTTGAATTTCAACTAAGATGGCTGTGGGCAATCGTAGCTTGGTTTCTATCGATGATGTATCGACGTTGCTGGTCTGCGATACAGCTCTTCTGTTCTGTTGGGTACTTGACGAAATCCATGCTCCAATGTACTTTCAAAACTTTTGTGCCTTACGTGACCCAAGACCATCACCGGTATGTGCATCGATCTCATACTCTTCATTCTCATCCATGCTCTCGGTCTGCCTGTGGCGATTCTAGAGGAGTTCACCAGTCGAGAGTCCCTATATCAAACGGCAAGCGACCAGCTTCCTTCCACTCTACCCAGGTCTGGTCTTTGTCCTTCTGGTTGTTGCCTTGGTTGAAACAGAGAAAGTAGCACTCGCAACTGGCCCTAGTCTCGAGAAGGATTTTGCCATTGCAGGTGAGGATGGAGCACTTGAGGTCCGACGACAGCAAGAATTCATCGATGAAATAATTGACCTCGTTCATCCAGTCCCCCCACTGTAGCGTGCTTGTTGTAGAGCTTTCATCACGCGCCCAATACATCAAGATGGGTCGTGTGCCCAAAGCTTGCCTGTCAATGTTGGCCCCCCACATCAGCAAATGGGCGAATCCAGATATCGTGGTCTCGATTTTAAAGGTGTTGCCCTGTGTGAATTTCTTCCAGCCTTCCGTACGAAGCATGCGGCAGGTCCGAGTGACCTCGGGAATGACTAGCACATGGGAGTCATAGCTGGTCTCGCGGTAGAGATCAGCCACGGCGCTTTCTGGCTCTTTCCCGTCGAGGTAAATGTGCAGAGGGTTGTTCTTAGTGCTGCGGATGACGGCGAAGTCGAGTACTCTGAGGACGAGTTCTGGCGAAAGATCGAGGAGACGGAATGGCTTCGTTCCAGAAGTCGCGCCTCGAGATGGTGGTACCTGCGACATGCTTGCGTGGCTCTCTCTGCGTTGTGGTCAGCAGCTGCCTGTCGCGTGTTTTTGCTTCACTTACTTGATGAGGGTGTCGCGAAAGGTGGTCTGTTACTGACGAACAGATCTCGAAGGCGTGTTTGCGTCTGTGTCGAGATGGAGTGGAAGGTGAGTTTGGTTTGTCTAGGCAGAAGGAACGCTAACAGCCGGCCACGCCGAGCCCTTGCAAGCATGTGATACGGCGGAATTCCTCTCACGTCAAGACTACCTCTATGAGTACCTTCTCAGTATCCACCACTCCTTGTCTCCAGATCGATGAGGCAGATCTTTGACGTTCTCGACCTTGATCCAGTTTTCTTGATTCCTTTCGCTCACGGGGCCCAGACCAAAACGGCAACTCGTCGCTTCCCCGATCTCGAAAAAAAACAACCTTCTGATCCTCCACCCACAAGGAGACAGGCATGCCCAGCGCTTGTTCCCCAACGGGAGCCCGGCTACCCATTCCGGTGGTGCCTTTAACGTACCATGTAATTCCACTCTCTGGCCAGGGAGAATGCTCGAGATCTTGCAGAGTGATTGGCGCATTGCTTGGAAACCGAATCTCCATCTCAAGAACAAAGGGGCAGGCTGATCCGAGCTTGAGACACTGCAACCACTTCATCCACCTATTGCATCTGATACTGAAGGATCTGGTGGCGAAGGTGTTGCCGGCGTAGACCTTCTTCAGACCCCCCAGGCGCAAGAGGCGACAGACTCGAGTGATGGCCGGCTGGGCGAGCTCCCACGTCGCTTTCTTGTACGGCCGACCGGAGAGTGCTGGATGGTGACGCTTCCCTAAACGTCGAATGTCAGGTACAGATGTGAATCTCATAACAGCACATCAGCAATACCTTTGAAAGAGATCGCATCGTCAACAATGACCGGCTTGCTAGGTGAACTATGGACGACCGCGAAGTCAAGGACGCGGAGGACGAGTTCAGCTGGCAAGTCGAGAAGTCGAAATGACTTTCCTCTGGTCCCGCACTTCAATGTGATTTCTGGTGTGCACTTAACTGTCTTGGGCCTGTTAGCAGCGTCAATGTCGACTTCTCCGAGCATGAAGCCACGGCCGAGATGAGGGCAAGGCTTGCGCTTCCGAGCCATGTCCTCTGGGGTGGCATCCGCTACTGAGCGATCATGTGGATGTTGAACTTGCTGTGTTCGTGCTTCTTAAGAGAAGCAGTAAGAGCGCCGACAGCGGCTCGCGGCAGGACCCCTGC
Encoded here:
- a CDS encoding putative enoyl-CoA hydratase, mitochondrial; its protein translation is MLAARLRPAATQFGKFIVPLRARYSTEQSYEHIKVSSPRPGVGLVEINRPKALNALFTPLILELNSAMKAFDKDSTIGAMVLTGSHKAFAAGADIKEMSTKDFADAYGDDFIESWSDLPNTIKKPVISAVNGHALGGGCELAMMCDVLYCSEKANFGQPEIKLGVIPGAGGSQRLTKAIGKSRAMELILTGKNFSGRDAFDWGLAARVFSTPEECVDGALDTAEAIAGYSRIAVKAAKEVVNKSQDLGIREGVEFERRVFHGLFGSEDQKIGMKAFAEKKKAEWKHR
- a CDS encoding Ecp44 — protein: MLLTNILTTATLFLGLTSAYTQPKQPPSWGALTRPDTTHPVTKGVPFRVTWDYKAPAKTVSLVICRGPPTNCKPDPQPIKGGSRVPASQGYVDWTPACHLPPGKAGTQSGYGMLVIVDETGEFQYSTQFSVLANPSVCAKKAMFKA